The following nucleotide sequence is from Cydia splendana chromosome 11, ilCydSple1.2, whole genome shotgun sequence.
ttattttcctTCCTCTTTTATAATctgcaatttttttaaatattgaataaccttttttgtaggaaattttatgctaattattcatgtataaaaatatttttttctattggCTTGCTTAAAGAACATTCGCTACTAAAAAAAGACACTAACAAACGAAATATTGGAACACATAAAACAAAATCGACTGTTTATAAATGAGATATAACTTACCTTTCTTACTTCTCTCTGGTAAGAACTTTAAGTTTTCTATCTTCCTTTTCACAGTTGCTTCGTTCGCGTCGGGTTAAATTTCTTTATATTTAGTAATTAGTATCTCCCaggcatttttttttacacttttatcatatttaaTGGGATGAGAGATCCCATAAACAGGGTAGGTCTCGGTATATTTCTAATACTTCAGCGATTATTTCGCGTTCCCGCTGCGGAGTAGCCATGGCTAACGACGAGTAAAGGTGGGTCTGCACAGCACAGACTTTAGTCTGCGCAGCGTGTCTGTACAGACTTAAGTCGTTACAAATGGGACGTGTGGACGTGAAGTCTCAAGTCTGTAACGACATCTGTGCATTGTATCTGGCATCAAAAAGTCGGCCCAGACATGCGTGTTTGCGCCGACTACTGCACTGTGTGGACGTATGTTCACACTTCTTTGGGTCAACTTACGACAACTTTGGTTAATTCATTCACAGTTTGCtttctttttattataaaaatgaacGATTTAAGAAAATATTCAGGAGAATTCTTAGTTGAATTTATAGATCTATATAAGTCCCTTCCAGTTGTATGGAAAATTAAGTCCAAAGAGTACAGTAATAGGGACATGAAGACCCAGGCTTATGAGATATTAGTGAGAAAATGGAAAGAAGTGGAACCGAGCGCAGACCGAGATTTCGTaatgaacaaaataaataacatgaGATCAGTCTACAGGCGTGAATTAAAGAAAATTAACACTGAATATTCTGAATGTTCTGGTATGGGTTCAGATGAAGTCCCATCCCCAAGTTTATGGTACTTCCACTTACTTGACTTTTTAAGAGACCAGGAGATGCCTAGACCTTCAATGTCTAGTATGGACGAGGAAAATACTCAGGTAAGTCAAAAttcaaacatttattgtataggtacctacgctaATTACCAGTGCTCGGAATAGGTAGTGcctatttatttacctaaacTTCAGATGAGGACCTAACTAAGAGTGGTTACAaccaccaaaaaatattatttattaatattgttcGCGGGATTTCCCGGGATTCATAAGAGTACCTAATCGACATATAATCAGACTCGGCGTCAAATTATTAGTAAAATTCAATAGTTTAATTCAGAAAAATGCGTGTCGTGACATATAACGTACTGTgtatagggcttgcaaatattcgaaactttcaggtattcgaatattcgactttttctgacgacatattcgaatattcgaatattataaaaaataagaaaaagaacgagaaatcggtttattatcgttttattcaaaagcttttttcacatattgctaaaactaatgatattttgcagaaattaactagattttatcatcctactatgagatgcccacatttataaaaacaagtaaaacgccaaaataagacgtattcaatatttctagataaaacttttattataaatgtgtcgttgcgtgaaataatataactttaaccatccaaacacctaggtatgtaagatattttttttagtaggtaattattttttgatttaaattaacttgtagtcactcagaggcctgtaaaaaggcatgtacctaattccattgtattttgaatctttattgactttgtttgttttggcaagtttttattcctaaaggtcgacttaattatataatattggaatatttaagggaaaaagttagttgactactgggtggactattcgttagctaaaggtgcatagttagattacctacttgggcaggtttggtatgatcaaatttgagaattgcgataagtgcgggcaaggtttagtcttcaaaaaatcgcttaacgcacgcttgcactgaataaacagaatgacctttATAACTTAGAACttacgcaccgtaaaaataacatactttttgatttcgttttctttcaaattgagttaagtttcactgtattcacgaagtctatcgagaggaatacagtaaaaatattatttccttcgtatttgggtacctatcgttcctcattcactgtaaatacccggaaaatacacagaaactgtaactacagcggatgaaatagattttttatactaataaaaaatattcgaatattcgaaacctgagcggccgaatattcgaatatcaaaacaggtcgaatattcgacaaattcgaatattcgaatattcgaattgcaagccctaactGTGTAGAAAATCGATCAAAAATGTAATGTGTAGGTATGTGTGTAACgaggtaattgaaataaaaactgGTTATCATATGTTTCAAACATTTAATGTATACAAATTTGTACTAAATAAACATCTTTCAATcggtatcatcatcatcaacatcaAAAATATCATCAGTATCAGTactatctttatttatttttcgtcttaagttaggtatttttataatatgaatataaaagtaaaatataaaaacactaacaaaacaataaaaaatacatataaacacattataaaaaaacctaacctatggtgccgccggcagcggggcagggcccaagctgccggtggtcagggccgcagagtgaggaaccgacgtactatacgcgccgtgtccaaaattaccgccttctgcatctgacccttgatccaaccacccagcgagagtctctctaggtgttggtcgagactcttcgctatgagaccgttcgctgacacgactatcggaacaatgatcgtcgagtcaacatcccacatggcggtaatctcatgagctaagtctaggtacttgctggacttgtccttctcggccttcacgagattctcatcatgggggatggtgacgtcggcgagcacgacccggcgctgcgatcggtctatcagcacgatgtcaggcttattggcgacaatagtcctgtcagtgatgatagatcgatcccaatagagcgtggcacgaccattctcgagaacaggcgcaggtaagtacttgtagtacggtacttcgcggtccacaaggccatatagaagagcaagttgctggtgaataatcctggctacgagattatgtctgtgcaagtactcaccgttagcaagatgagaacaaccggaaatgatatgcctgagtgactctccgggacggcggcatgcccgacaaatgtcgaccgtaccgtccttcaggatatatttccgatagttgttcatcatcatcacttcgtccgcaattgcacaggcaaaaccctcggtttctccgaagaggtccccgaatcgtaaccagttcaccgacgcgagcaggtccacatcgggtccctgagggccttgtagaaccgcccgtgtagcgtcttactctcccatgccgccttgcgatccgcagtacttagtaccacaggtttgcgccagttctcgtttgccaaggagagcggcgtgaggttcctgtctactgccaccacatcacgatgcatcccacactcgttgttaaggaaataattcctgagattgtacacctcgcggttgtggagatccttggcgtttaggaagcctcggcctccacacttccgtgggatgtacaatctcataactgacgagcgtgggtgtagcatgcgatgtgtggtgagcagtgatcggaccctccgatccagggcgtccagctcggtctgagtccaccttagtatgccaaaggagtatgtgagaagaggcattacccaggcgttgaaggcgcgcactttgttgcctcctgacaaaagactgttaaggacttttgtgagccgactgaaaaagcgctccttcaccgaccgtctaataccctcgtcctcaatacccaacgactgtgacataccgaggtatttataggtctctgattcagagatagacctgaaagacattgtctcagaaagttgtaaatttgttgaatttacaaccttcccccgctgtacatgcataaccgcacatttatcgacaccaaactccatgttgatggcactactgaagacttcggtggttttcagtagctccaacaagccttgggtatttgatgcaaataatttgaggtcatccatgtacagaaggtgagaaataacttcaccctctctccgaagccggcaacctagtcccaaatccttcagcagggtgctgaggggattcagagctaggcagaaccatagcggactcagactgtcgccctgaaatattcctcgctcaatccttataaaatcttgcgggccagggcggtcatcccggcctcctggttgacgaaggactgtggtccactgccccatacacgcgcttaggaaggctcccaaagctgcatcaactttgtacagctctaagaccctccccagccatgaatgaggcaccgaatcataggccttcttgtagtcaatccaagcggctgagagggcccccttggtccgccggatttgttggcagatggtcatgtctatgaggaggagctctttagtaccacgggacccaaccctacatccattttgagcagaggccaaaatattgtttgcgacaatatgcgcgttgatttttgctctcaaaatggatgtaaggagcttgtagagtgtaggcaagcatgtgatgggtctgtagttcttcgcttccgtggtactaccggacttatagagcaggaaggtgacaccagttgttaaggaaggtgggagagaaccaagttcgagggcttgttgaaattgtgctgctaagtaggagtgcgagcatcggaaccattttagccagaagttgtgcaatccatccggcccaggacttttccagttctgggccgtgcggatggcacaacttacgtcatcggggctgatggtgactgcccccataggttcaatggactcgcactcacgctcgacaacactcatccaactcccctcggtgtgtccgacaggcaccgaccagatgctacgccagaagccattcatgacagtagcatccggtggctgcgagtcgaatgcacgaaggttggtttcctcccactttcggtacatcttcctttggtcactctggaaaagacgattctgctgtaatcggtccacacgctctctgtagcggcgaatacggtttgcccatgcatagactttctgctttagaaagtcgatgcgctccgtaacgttggccatgtagtcgcggggcctgatatccgtccccacgaatgcctggtttacaaagcgcattactcgggggcgattgttgccccccctgaagcagatcagctttgcgataagagtcctaaaagagctgatacgtcgctcgatccgtatttgccatgcgggggcacctccggcggtcctaggtgcacgtatAGTACTATTATCATTAAAGTTATTGCTTAaagaattataataaataaccaTAAGTTTTTCCATGTTTTCGACTTTCAGACAATTTCTTTTTACATTTAAAATCCACTTATACATAGAAAAAGACCTTTCAACATCAACAGAGGTAAGAGGTACAAAGTTGTAATTCGATAATGACGGATTCTCTTCCTGCTTATCCAGTACAATATCGTCACGGATGCCTCTAATTACATCGAGATCGGGATTCCTGTTTATGACATATTCAAGTTTAAGCTTGACTAGTTCAGATGAACACCACCCCAGCACGGCCCTTACTTCGTCAAATATATCCAACGCTTGTACTATAGACAAGTTTGATGTTTGTATGGACTTTAAAGCAATTGGAATAATTCTATAATATTCGTCAATGTACATTACGTCATTTTTTAAATTAGCtttttaagaatatttttaGCATTTCTAATTGATATTGACTCGGAACTTCTTAATAGCCCTACAACTGTCTTAATTTCTTCATAATATTTGGCATAATATGAAGCTGCTTCCAACCAAGTGCCCCATCTTGTTATAACAGGTTGAGGTGGAAGAGGCATATTAGGAAAATTCTCCTTTAATATATTTACCCTGTTAGGGGCTTTTAAAAATACCTTCTTTACATTTGATATTAAAACATTAACATCTGAGTATTCATCCCGTATTTTCTCTGATACGCGATGATAATCTTTAATCCAGGTTTTTACAGATCCATCAGAAGCCATCTTGTAATTCACGCTGCTAGCGTAAATTCAGTAGTCCTAGAAAAAAAGTAACAAACAAACTGAGTATTTTTTGACAAAATCATTACAGTATCGTTTGTATACTTAGACACAAATCATGAATAAAAACACAACGTGTTGTATAGAGTATTAACGCTAAGCCTACACAGGTCAAAATCTTCTATTAAAACCATTTGGGAAAGTAACACCAAgaggattaattaatttttacacTTCGTAATAGTTCAATCGTTTATTATGTGTCTAAATACCTACTGAAATAAATTAGTCTTGTACAAATAGATCTTTTTTCAACTTAGTCGTATGTCGCGTGgtaatttacatatatttaaagtattatatttatataatgtacagtcgacgtcaaagagaaATTTACAGCCAAAGtaacaaaaaaatgtttacacGACCTAAATGCTATGACAATAAAGtcgtgtaaatatttttttgtaacgtTAGTCGTAAAGATCTCTTTGACATCGACTGTACAAGTacaaaacattgtttcgtttaGTTTCACTATACTAAGTCCTGCAAGACTCCTGAATATGTATTTCAATAGGTATGTAGTCACATTTAGCCCTTTATACAAGTAATATTAGTAAATTTTACTTACCGTATAAATAGTTGATCCTCAGGCACAGCAATATCTATAGTCCTTAAGTCACGCCAATTTAATCGTATGAACAATATCCAAGTCCGTATAACAAGccaatgtcaaaacaaaatccactgttcaattaaaaaaacacacacaacaacaaacaacaaaGGTTGAAGAGCGAGTAAACTTAAGTAGGTTCAAATTGAAAACAAATGGATTAGCAATATTAGCATCGTGttatctcgttcgcactcgcACCATCTTATAGAGCGTCCTGTTATCAGCAGGGTTGCATAATGCAGGTAGAAAAGTAAGTACACGGCCGGATGACGAAGAAAGTAGCGAAGAAGATTAAAAATTTACTTACGTTACGTTATAAGGTTGGtaaacttgtttttatttcaaatggATAGTTTAACTTTTAACTAATCAGGTACAAGCTGTAAAATCACTTAAAATATGTGGgtagatttagtttttttttgctgGTTGTCATTTTATTTAGCATTAGTGATCTTGCTGAGCTTGTGACTGTTAcggaataattaaatataataatgtcaaACAGAGAAAGATCTACATCCCCAAGTATTCTTTCCGGAAGTTTACCTTCGAATAAAATCAAGTTATGTGAACAACAATCTTCGCCACTAACGTCTAAAGCTGATAAGAGTGATAAGGCTACACAAGTTGAGAACAATAATATTTTGGATTGTGCTATTTATAGCAGGAATCGACGAGACCCTTCGGATGTTCGAgcacaaacgtgttttttgaaATTGACTCAACCAGAAGAACAACCGGACCCCAGGAATATTGAGTTCTCAAAATTGGTTGCATTTGAATTAGATCGTATACCAATTGAAAAACGTACCATGACGTACTCCAAAATTTTGGACTTAATTAGAAAAGTACGAAATGAAGACAGTTTACGTGACGTTAATTTGCCTAGTTTTAGCGATTCAGAgtaaggtacttacctaataaacCGCATAAATTattagtgttgttttatttacttcATAGTGCTGTGaaaaataatatgaatataaaatgtgtgtcaAAAACTACATTTGTACTGCCTAAAACAATGACCAATATAAATTGGCCTTCACGCGTGTAGTAATTCTTAGTACCAATAGGTCAGCTTATActggtttttaattttaatatgatttTGTAATttctttcatttcatttctatTTTGACATCATAATATGACCTACTAGAGTCGGTTTTGAGGCTTAAATAATATTGTCCACCT
It contains:
- the LOC134795217 gene encoding uncharacterized protein LOC134795217, whose amino-acid sequence is MRRTTPPAAGAVGGARCPAGPKRAGSGGRPRRAGGRGGGGGGPHSSLDSLVSGAVANSSPDDCEETDETGEGVCFLFIIKMNDLRKYSGEFLVEFIDLYKSLPVVWKIKSKEYSNRDMKTQAYEILVRKWKEVEPSADRDFVMNKINNMRSVYRRELKKINTEYSECSGMGSDEVPSPSLWYFHLLDFLRDQEMPRPSMSSMDEENTQQLDRFDYMAKSWSETLRILPNQQRIIAEKIINGVFFEAQLNTLTREGHLQVENGRTW